From Actinoplanes oblitus, a single genomic window includes:
- a CDS encoding response regulator: MTRVLVVDDDPQLLRALRITLTASGYQVATAPDATTALTLAGRTSPDLVILDLGLPDLDGVAVIEALRGWSPVPIIVLSARHHELGKVDALDAGADDYVTKPFGMPELLARVRAALRRATPGADTAPVVHTEAFTVDLSAKRVTTAAGDVRLTPTEWHLLEILVREPGRLITQKQLLHQVWGPGYDTETNYLRVHLANLRRKLEPDPARPRYLITEPGLGYRFTAAS; the protein is encoded by the coding sequence GTGACCCGGGTTCTGGTCGTCGACGACGACCCGCAACTCCTCCGGGCACTGCGGATCACCCTGACCGCCAGCGGCTATCAGGTCGCCACCGCGCCGGACGCCACCACCGCACTCACCCTCGCCGGCCGTACCTCACCCGACCTGGTCATCCTCGACCTCGGCCTGCCCGATCTGGACGGCGTCGCGGTGATCGAGGCGCTGCGCGGCTGGTCACCCGTCCCGATCATCGTGCTGTCCGCCCGGCACCACGAACTCGGCAAGGTCGACGCCCTCGACGCCGGCGCCGACGACTACGTCACCAAACCGTTCGGCATGCCGGAACTGCTCGCCCGGGTGCGCGCCGCGCTGCGCCGCGCCACCCCGGGCGCCGACACCGCACCGGTGGTGCACACCGAGGCGTTCACCGTCGACCTGTCCGCCAAGCGGGTCACCACGGCGGCCGGCGACGTCCGGCTGACTCCTACCGAATGGCACCTGCTGGAGATCCTGGTCCGCGAACCGGGCCGGTTGATCACCCAGAAGCAGCTGCTGCACCAGGTGTGGGGGCCCGGTTACGACACCGAGACCAACTACCTGCGCGTCCACCTGGCCAACCTGCGCCGCAAGCTGGAACCGGACCCGGCCCGCCCCCGTTACCTCATCACCGAACCGGGTCTCGGCTACCGCTTCACCGCAGCGTCGTGA
- a CDS encoding sensor histidine kinase translates to MGPRRIWLGVAVGGAGLAACTLALAPRRDAVSLAGVALLYLIPVVATAAVGGLWPALAAVAGADLLVNFFFIPPYHTFLVETRDHAIVLAVYVLVATAVAAAVEVAARQRARAARRDAEVALLAQATAEPVAEQSLTRLLTQVRDTFAMTAVALLESSPTGEHPVAVVGAPPPGRPALSARAGDGLRLAAWGPELIGEDRRTLARLAAAAARTLEAQRLADQAARVRELAEVDRVRSALLAAVGHDLRTPLAGVKAAVSSLRQPGLDLPPEARADLLATIEESTDRLDALVENLLSMSRLQAGMLSVHLEPVALDAVVAQALLHQPDGDNRVELDVPDELPLVRTDPGLLERVLANLIANARAASPPRQPIRIDAVATDRRVRLRVIDNGPGVPAADRERIFAPFQRLHDRGHGGLGLGLAIARGFTEAIGATLDPGDTPGGGLTMTVTLPRSDS, encoded by the coding sequence ATGGGGCCGCGCAGGATCTGGCTCGGCGTGGCCGTCGGCGGCGCCGGGCTGGCGGCGTGCACTCTCGCGCTGGCCCCGCGCCGCGATGCCGTGTCGCTCGCCGGGGTGGCCCTGCTCTACCTGATTCCGGTGGTGGCGACCGCCGCGGTGGGCGGATTGTGGCCGGCGCTGGCCGCGGTGGCCGGCGCCGATCTGCTGGTCAACTTCTTCTTCATCCCGCCGTACCACACGTTCCTGGTGGAGACCCGCGACCACGCCATCGTCCTGGCCGTGTACGTGCTGGTGGCCACCGCCGTCGCCGCCGCCGTCGAGGTGGCCGCCCGGCAGCGCGCCCGCGCCGCCCGCCGCGACGCCGAGGTCGCGCTGCTGGCCCAGGCGACCGCCGAGCCGGTGGCCGAGCAGTCGCTGACCCGGCTGCTGACCCAGGTCCGCGACACGTTCGCGATGACCGCCGTCGCGCTGCTGGAGAGCAGCCCCACCGGCGAGCACCCGGTGGCCGTCGTCGGCGCGCCACCGCCCGGCCGGCCCGCGCTGTCCGCCCGCGCCGGTGACGGTTTGCGGCTGGCCGCGTGGGGACCGGAGCTGATCGGCGAGGACCGGCGGACGCTGGCCCGGCTCGCGGCCGCCGCCGCCCGCACGCTGGAGGCGCAACGGCTGGCCGACCAGGCGGCCCGGGTCCGGGAGCTGGCCGAAGTGGACCGGGTCCGGTCCGCGCTGCTCGCCGCCGTCGGCCACGACCTGCGCACCCCGCTGGCCGGGGTCAAGGCCGCCGTGTCCAGCCTGCGCCAACCCGGCCTGGACCTGCCGCCCGAGGCCCGGGCCGACCTGCTGGCCACCATCGAGGAGTCCACCGACCGGCTCGACGCGCTCGTGGAGAACCTGCTGTCGATGAGCCGCCTGCAGGCCGGCATGCTCAGCGTCCACCTGGAGCCGGTCGCCCTGGACGCCGTGGTCGCCCAGGCCCTGCTGCACCAGCCCGACGGCGATAACCGCGTGGAACTCGACGTCCCCGACGAACTGCCGCTCGTACGCACCGACCCCGGCCTGCTCGAACGGGTCCTGGCGAACCTGATCGCCAACGCCCGCGCCGCCAGTCCGCCACGGCAGCCGATCCGGATCGACGCCGTCGCCACCGACCGGCGCGTGCGGCTGCGGGTGATCGACAACGGGCCCGGCGTCCCGGCTGCCGACCGGGAACGCATCTTCGCCCCCTTCCAGCGCCTGCACGACCGCGGCCACGGCGGCCTCGGGCTGGGTCTCGCCATCGCCCGCGGCTTCACCGAGGCCATCGGCGCCACACTGGACCCGGGCGACACCCCCGGCGGAGGCCTCACCATGACCGTCACTCTGCCCCGGAGCGACTCGTGA
- a CDS encoding APC family permease gives MLKWAKRLLVGRPLRSERLGATLLPKKLALPVFCSDPLSSNAYATEEILRALSLGGLALLFLTPWIAASVAVLLAVVVASYRQTCHAYPTGGGAYAVSRANLGRNAALVAASALLVDYVLTVAVSVAAGVDAITSAFLTLKPAAVPVCLLFVAVLTLMNLRGIRESGTVFAVPTYGFIAVVFLMIAWGLWRAVSGHAPQAESASFGIAPVHGATGVAVLLLALRAFSQGCTALTGVEAVSNGVPNFKAPKSRNAASTITIMGGITIGMFAGITALALIAHVRVADDPTQLVGAPAGYEQRTAIAQIAAAVFGYGTAGFLLVQGFTAAVLILAANTAFNGFPILASILGRDGYLPKQFARRGDRLVFSNGIVILAALAGLLIWVFDASTSRLIQLYIIGVFVSFTLSQTGMVRHWTTALRVTRDPAIRRRLHRSRAINGMGAVLTGVVLVVVLITKFTHGAYLVVIAMPAIFGLMKAIEQHYRRVGAELTPEPGGMVLPSRIHAVVLVSRLHKPTLRALAYARATRPDTLTALTVAGSAEEVRGLQAEWAERGIPVSLTELAAPYRDITGPVLEYVADLRLRHPRDLVVIYLPEYVVGHWWEHLLHNQSALRLKARLLFQRGVMVTSVPWQLSSSRAGERTPPRPPEPAAVGGRITDT, from the coding sequence GTGCTGAAGTGGGCGAAGCGGCTGCTGGTCGGCCGACCGTTGCGTAGTGAGCGGCTGGGCGCGACCCTGCTGCCGAAGAAGCTGGCGTTGCCGGTGTTCTGTTCCGATCCGCTGTCCTCGAACGCGTACGCCACCGAGGAGATCCTGCGGGCGTTGAGCCTGGGCGGGCTGGCGCTGTTGTTCCTGACGCCGTGGATCGCCGCTTCGGTGGCGGTGCTGCTGGCGGTGGTGGTCGCGTCCTACCGGCAGACGTGTCACGCCTATCCGACCGGCGGCGGCGCGTACGCCGTCAGCCGGGCCAACCTGGGCCGCAACGCCGCCCTCGTCGCGGCCAGCGCGTTGCTGGTCGACTACGTGCTGACCGTCGCGGTGTCGGTGGCCGCCGGGGTGGACGCGATCACCTCGGCGTTCCTGACCCTCAAGCCGGCGGCCGTGCCGGTCTGCCTGTTGTTCGTGGCGGTGCTGACGCTGATGAACCTGCGCGGGATCAGGGAGTCCGGCACGGTGTTCGCCGTTCCGACGTACGGCTTCATCGCGGTGGTCTTCCTGATGATCGCCTGGGGGCTGTGGCGTGCGGTGAGCGGGCACGCGCCGCAGGCCGAGTCCGCCTCGTTCGGTATCGCGCCGGTGCACGGCGCGACCGGGGTGGCGGTGCTGCTGCTGGCCCTGCGAGCGTTCTCCCAGGGATGTACCGCGCTGACCGGGGTGGAAGCGGTCAGCAACGGGGTGCCCAACTTCAAGGCGCCCAAGAGCCGCAACGCCGCGAGCACCATCACGATCATGGGCGGGATCACCATCGGGATGTTCGCCGGAATCACCGCGCTGGCGCTGATCGCGCACGTGCGGGTGGCCGACGATCCGACCCAGCTGGTCGGCGCCCCGGCCGGGTACGAGCAGCGCACCGCCATCGCGCAGATCGCCGCCGCGGTGTTCGGGTACGGGACGGCCGGGTTCCTACTGGTGCAGGGCTTCACCGCCGCCGTTCTGATCCTGGCGGCGAACACCGCGTTCAACGGCTTCCCGATCCTGGCCTCGATCCTGGGCCGCGACGGCTATCTGCCCAAGCAGTTCGCCCGCCGCGGCGACCGCCTGGTCTTCAGCAACGGCATCGTCATCCTGGCCGCGCTGGCCGGGCTGCTGATCTGGGTGTTCGACGCGTCCACCAGCCGGCTGATCCAGCTGTACATCATCGGCGTGTTCGTGTCCTTCACTCTCAGCCAGACCGGGATGGTCCGGCACTGGACCACCGCCCTGCGGGTCACCCGGGACCCGGCCATCCGCCGGCGGCTGCATCGCTCCCGGGCGATCAACGGGATGGGTGCCGTGCTGACCGGGGTGGTTCTCGTCGTCGTACTGATCACGAAGTTCACCCACGGCGCGTACCTGGTGGTGATCGCCATGCCGGCGATCTTCGGCTTGATGAAGGCGATCGAGCAGCACTACCGGCGGGTCGGGGCCGAGCTGACGCCGGAGCCAGGTGGCATGGTGCTGCCGTCCCGCATCCACGCCGTGGTGCTGGTGTCCCGGCTGCACAAGCCGACCCTGCGGGCGCTGGCCTACGCCCGGGCCACCCGGCCGGACACGCTCACCGCGCTGACCGTGGCGGGCAGCGCCGAGGAGGTTCGCGGGCTGCAGGCCGAGTGGGCCGAGCGCGGTATCCCGGTCTCGCTCACCGAGCTGGCCGCGCCCTACCGGGACATCACCGGTCCGGTCCTGGAGTACGTCGCGGACCTGCGCCTGCGGCACCCCCGGGACCTGGTGGTGATCTACCTGCCGGAGTACGTGGTCGGGCACTGGTGGGAACACCTGCTGCACAACCAGAGCGCGTTGCGGCTCAAGGCCCGGCTGCTGTTCCAGCGCGGCGTCATGGTCACCAGCGTGCCGTGGCAACTGAGCTCCAGTCGCGCCGGCGAGCGCACACCGCCGCGGCCGCCGGAACCGGCCGCGGTGGGTGGCCGTATAACGGACACGTGA
- a CDS encoding CaiB/BaiF CoA transferase family protein: MSAALSGLVVADFSRVLAGPLATMTLADLGAVVVKVERPGSGDDTRAWGPPWGTRSSSYFEGLNRSKYSIALDFADADDRATALDLAGRADVVVQNLNLTGFGLDYESVAAVNPGVVYCSITGFGAGAGLPGYDFLVQAVGGLMSITGEAGGEPLKVGVALVDVLTAKDATIGILAALHRRRATGLGEHVQVDLMSSLLGGLVNQASGYLATGVAPARMGNRHPSIAPYETLRCADVPIAIACGNDRQFARLCEVLGVPELAGDARFTDNPSRVAHREALVTLLEAALAAAPAAVWEERLTAAGVAAGVVRDIGQAIDRASALGLAPLVDGQIRHPVRYGSGPVASPAPPPGLGEHSSLVRDWLAGKGPLAHPGAGA; the protein is encoded by the coding sequence GTGAGCGCGGCGCTGTCGGGGCTGGTGGTGGCGGACTTCAGCCGGGTGCTGGCCGGGCCGCTGGCCACCATGACGCTGGCCGACCTGGGTGCCGTGGTGGTCAAGGTCGAGCGGCCCGGCTCGGGTGACGACACCCGGGCCTGGGGGCCGCCCTGGGGTACCCGGTCGTCGTCCTATTTCGAGGGGCTCAACCGGAGCAAGTACAGCATCGCGCTGGACTTCGCCGACGCGGACGACCGGGCTACGGCGCTGGACCTGGCCGGGCGCGCGGATGTGGTCGTCCAGAATCTGAACCTGACCGGTTTCGGTCTTGATTACGAGTCGGTGGCCGCTGTCAATCCGGGCGTGGTGTATTGCTCGATCACCGGGTTCGGGGCCGGCGCCGGCCTGCCGGGATACGACTTCCTGGTGCAGGCGGTCGGCGGGCTGATGAGCATCACCGGGGAGGCCGGCGGTGAGCCGTTGAAGGTCGGGGTGGCGCTGGTCGACGTGCTGACCGCGAAGGACGCCACGATCGGCATCCTGGCGGCGCTGCACCGGCGGCGGGCGACCGGGCTCGGCGAGCACGTGCAGGTCGATCTGATGTCCAGCCTGCTCGGTGGCCTGGTGAATCAGGCGTCCGGCTATCTGGCGACCGGGGTGGCGCCCGCTCGGATGGGCAACCGCCATCCGTCGATAGCGCCGTACGAGACGCTGCGATGCGCGGACGTGCCGATCGCTATCGCCTGCGGGAACGATCGGCAGTTCGCCCGGCTGTGCGAGGTGCTCGGCGTCCCGGAGCTGGCCGGCGACGCGCGATTCACCGACAACCCGTCGCGGGTCGCGCATCGGGAGGCGCTCGTCACGTTGCTGGAGGCGGCGCTGGCGGCAGCGCCGGCGGCGGTCTGGGAGGAGCGGCTGACCGCGGCCGGGGTGGCCGCCGGGGTGGTACGGGACATCGGGCAGGCCATCGACAGGGCCTCGGCGCTGGGCCTCGCACCGCTGGTCGACGGGCAGATCCGGCACCCCGTCCGGTACGGCTCGGGGCCGGTGGCGAGCCCGGCGCCACCGCCCGGGCTGGGCGAGCACTCGTCGCTGGTGCGCGACTGGCTCGCCGGAAAGGGCCCGTTGGCTCACCCCGGGGCGGGTGCGTAG
- a CDS encoding maleylpyruvate isomerase family mycothiol-dependent enzyme has protein sequence MDVRGMIADERRRMADLVESLNAEQLRTRSLCGAWTVKEVVGHLVSAVAASRASALLLLVRSGFNLHKANARLAAQMAVRPAGELADMLRAHAEHPFRPPVVGYPGQLTDLQVHGQDIRRPLGLAHDLQPERLRASLDFLVGGRAVGFVPKQRPAGLRFEAPDVAWSWGDGPLVRGTGEAIMMTLTGRRVALADLSGDGVAELRGRMGR, from the coding sequence GTGGATGTCAGGGGAATGATCGCTGACGAGCGGCGCCGGATGGCCGACCTCGTCGAATCGCTGAACGCCGAGCAGCTGCGGACACGCAGCCTGTGCGGGGCGTGGACGGTCAAGGAGGTGGTCGGCCACCTGGTCTCGGCGGTCGCCGCCAGCCGGGCGTCGGCTCTGCTGCTCCTGGTCCGCAGCGGCTTCAATCTGCACAAGGCGAACGCCCGCCTGGCCGCCCAGATGGCCGTCCGCCCGGCCGGTGAGCTCGCCGACATGTTGCGGGCGCACGCGGAGCACCCGTTCCGCCCGCCGGTGGTGGGTTATCCGGGGCAGCTCACCGACCTCCAGGTGCACGGGCAGGACATCCGGCGGCCCCTCGGCCTCGCGCACGACCTCCAGCCGGAGCGGCTGCGCGCGTCGCTGGACTTCCTGGTCGGCGGGCGGGCGGTGGGCTTCGTGCCGAAGCAGCGGCCGGCCGGGCTGCGCTTCGAGGCGCCCGACGTGGCGTGGAGCTGGGGTGACGGGCCGCTGGTCCGGGGCACCGGGGAGGCGATCATGATGACCCTGACCGGGCGGCGGGTCGCGCTGGCCGACCTGTCCGGCGACGGGGTCGCGGAGCTGCGCGGGCGGATGGGCCGCTGA
- a CDS encoding hybrid sensor histidine kinase/response regulator has translation MGVPMVATLAITALYFLILLWLAWQYLRHRDPLLPAVMSVIAAVAMLFVLTVVQLLVGSPPRPFTVLFSLLLLGQPFFVVRMISRVRPVPTWGLVAALAAWVATAVPVTVLPQPMPHAAALVVVGTFFAVEVAAAGLLAAEARRRGGAARQRLGYAAAGTASFGVALLLAGSEMAGSVVTLVSRAVALLSAVMYLLAFAPPRWLRQHWSTVAAYAVMRQLLDAPVDEPPERTWQRYCEGARTVLGPDEVAVVSPTAEGGVCPMAGTRLPSTPGTYPAEDLDRLLDHPPNTVDALAGWTHPPRLAADLARASGTRFVTAAPMTLGGRVGALLMLNRYRVLFAEDDVALVAGLAAQAAAVAGRATVLAAQQRLAVIVESSHDAIVSRDLDGIVTSWNSAAEQLYGYTAAEMVGRPGTAIVPPENREAEAAMLTRAMRGERVERQNLTRRRKDGTDITVALTVSPITLPDGTVVGVASISRDVSERQRAAAMFRGLLEAAPDAMLGITRDGTITLLNAQAAGMFGYRREELLGQCVDRLLPPDTREASARQRVDYFADPVPQRMGAGIPLTAVRKDGTEFPAEISLSALETDEGTIVSIAVRDLTERLQAQAERDRLAAAAEHAAVERRLQHTRRLESLGQLAGGVAHDFNNLLGVISSYTELLLDTVDDPAARADLGRIAHAAERAAGLTKQLLVFGRRDITQAQVLNLNHVVGDVEEMLRRTLGEHIHLITDLDRRAAPVNADPSQLEQILLNLAVNARDAMPTGGTLSIDTTNVDLTTGDDVPGTLPPGRYVRLRVSDTGTGMAPEVLERAFEPFYTTKPPGAGSGLGLATVYGLATAAGGDVRLQSEPGIGTTVTVLLPATSASPAAPGAAGGPSAAAPATQQTILLVEDEDALREVTARILTRAGYHVLTAADGTAAVHTAATHPAPIHLLLSDVIMPGMTGNQVAAHIRAIHPETPVLYMSGYAQPFLAENGTLPPDVTIVEKPFTSQQLLTHIRRILEPRQATHADPAAPRGSQR, from the coding sequence GTGGGGGTTCCCATGGTGGCGACATTGGCGATCACCGCGCTGTACTTCCTGATCCTGCTGTGGCTGGCGTGGCAGTACCTACGCCACCGAGACCCGCTGCTGCCCGCCGTGATGTCGGTGATCGCCGCCGTGGCGATGCTGTTCGTGCTGACCGTGGTCCAGCTGTTGGTGGGCTCGCCGCCCCGGCCGTTCACGGTGCTGTTCTCCCTGCTGCTGCTGGGCCAGCCGTTCTTCGTGGTACGGATGATCAGCCGGGTGCGACCGGTGCCCACCTGGGGGCTGGTGGCCGCGCTCGCGGCGTGGGTGGCCACCGCCGTCCCGGTCACCGTGCTGCCCCAGCCGATGCCGCACGCCGCGGCGCTGGTGGTCGTCGGCACGTTCTTCGCGGTCGAGGTCGCCGCCGCGGGCCTGCTCGCGGCCGAGGCGCGCCGCCGCGGCGGCGCCGCCCGCCAACGCCTGGGGTACGCCGCCGCGGGTACCGCGTCGTTCGGGGTGGCGCTGCTGCTCGCCGGCAGCGAGATGGCCGGTTCGGTGGTCACCCTGGTGTCCCGGGCGGTGGCGTTGCTGTCGGCGGTGATGTACCTGCTGGCCTTCGCGCCGCCGCGGTGGCTGCGCCAGCACTGGTCGACCGTCGCGGCGTACGCGGTGATGCGGCAGTTGCTCGACGCGCCGGTCGACGAGCCACCGGAGCGCACCTGGCAGCGGTACTGCGAGGGGGCGCGGACGGTGCTCGGCCCGGACGAGGTGGCGGTGGTGTCGCCCACCGCCGAGGGTGGCGTGTGCCCGATGGCCGGCACCCGGCTGCCCAGCACCCCCGGCACCTATCCGGCGGAGGATCTGGACCGGCTCCTGGACCATCCGCCGAACACCGTGGACGCGTTGGCCGGCTGGACCCATCCGCCCCGGCTCGCGGCCGACCTGGCCCGGGCCAGCGGCACCCGGTTCGTGACCGCCGCGCCGATGACGCTGGGCGGGCGCGTCGGCGCACTTCTCATGCTGAACCGGTACCGGGTGTTGTTCGCCGAGGACGACGTCGCGCTCGTCGCCGGGCTGGCCGCGCAGGCCGCCGCCGTGGCCGGACGCGCGACCGTCCTGGCCGCGCAGCAGCGCCTCGCCGTGATCGTGGAGTCGTCCCACGACGCGATCGTCAGCCGCGACCTCGACGGCATCGTCACCAGTTGGAACTCCGCCGCGGAGCAGCTCTACGGGTACACCGCGGCGGAGATGGTCGGCCGGCCCGGCACCGCCATCGTCCCGCCGGAGAACCGGGAGGCCGAGGCCGCGATGCTGACCCGCGCGATGCGGGGCGAACGCGTCGAGCGGCAGAACCTGACCCGCCGCCGTAAGGACGGCACCGACATCACGGTAGCGCTGACCGTGTCGCCGATCACCCTCCCGGACGGCACGGTGGTGGGCGTCGCGTCGATCTCCCGGGACGTCTCGGAACGGCAACGGGCCGCCGCCATGTTCCGGGGACTGCTGGAGGCGGCCCCCGACGCGATGCTCGGAATCACCCGGGACGGCACCATCACACTGCTCAACGCCCAAGCGGCAGGCATGTTCGGATACCGGCGCGAGGAGTTGCTCGGCCAGTGCGTCGACCGGCTGCTACCGCCGGACACCCGGGAAGCATCCGCCCGGCAGCGCGTCGACTACTTCGCCGACCCGGTACCCCAGCGGATGGGCGCCGGGATACCACTGACCGCGGTCCGCAAGGACGGCACCGAGTTCCCCGCCGAGATCAGCCTCAGCGCTCTGGAAACCGACGAGGGGACCATCGTCTCCATCGCGGTGCGCGACCTCACCGAACGGCTGCAGGCCCAAGCCGAGCGGGACCGCCTCGCGGCCGCCGCCGAACACGCCGCCGTCGAGCGCCGTCTGCAGCACACCCGCCGGCTGGAAAGCCTCGGTCAGCTCGCCGGCGGCGTCGCCCACGACTTCAACAACCTGCTCGGGGTGATCTCCAGCTACACCGAACTGCTGCTGGACACCGTCGACGACCCCGCCGCCCGGGCCGACCTGGGCCGGATCGCCCACGCCGCCGAACGAGCCGCCGGACTGACCAAACAACTGCTCGTCTTCGGTCGCCGCGACATCACCCAGGCCCAGGTGCTCAACCTCAACCACGTCGTCGGCGACGTCGAGGAGATGCTGCGCCGCACCCTCGGCGAACACATCCACCTCATCACCGACCTCGACCGGCGGGCCGCGCCGGTCAACGCCGATCCGTCCCAGCTCGAACAGATCCTGCTCAACCTGGCCGTCAACGCCCGCGACGCGATGCCGACCGGGGGCACGCTGTCCATCGACACCACCAACGTCGACCTGACCACCGGCGACGACGTCCCGGGCACGCTGCCGCCCGGCCGGTACGTGCGGCTGCGGGTCAGCGACACCGGCACCGGGATGGCCCCCGAAGTGCTCGAACGAGCGTTCGAGCCGTTCTACACCACCAAGCCACCTGGCGCCGGCAGCGGTCTCGGCCTGGCCACCGTGTACGGCCTCGCCACGGCCGCCGGCGGCGACGTGCGACTGCAGTCCGAGCCCGGCATCGGCACCACCGTCACGGTGCTGCTGCCCGCCACCAGTGCGAGCCCCGCCGCACCGGGGGCCGCGGGCGGACCGTCGGCGGCGGCGCCGGCCACCCAGCAGACGATCCTGCTCGTCGAGGACGAGGACGCGCTGCGCGAGGTCACCGCCCGCATCCTGACCAGGGCCGGTTACCACGTGCTCACCGCCGCGGACGGCACCGCCGCGGTGCACACCGCGGCCACCCACCCCGCCCCGATCCACCTGCTGCTCTCCGACGTCATCATGCCGGGCATGACGGGCAACCAGGTCGCCGCCCACATCCGGGCCATCCACCCGGAGACCCCGGTGCTCTACATGTCCGGCTACGCCCAACCCTTCCTCGCCGAGAACGGCACCCTGCCACCCGATGTCACCATCGTCGAGAAGCCCTTCACCAGCCAGCAACTGCTCACCCACATACGGCGCATCCTCGAACCGCGCCAGGCGACTCACGCCGATCCGGCCGCACCGCGCGGGTCACAGCGGTGA
- a CDS encoding histidine kinase dimerization/phospho-acceptor domain-containing protein — translation MQLIHARGWRLSPVPHVDGQGGCHRLYRDRFWVSDRLAGELEEQLAEQGLRVEDFTPAGFDCCVMVDPGSQIACLRPAESVDGQAHLPLCAGCRHGLASMGGFPRHREIEVARTAVPRLTAMWLSLGDDDGRRELSHHIRHPVAKILGWAEILTDDDTVDPAHARQLSVIYQCARDLQRLLDNVASPL, via the coding sequence ATGCAGCTGATTCACGCCCGCGGCTGGCGGCTCTCGCCGGTGCCTCATGTCGATGGGCAGGGTGGCTGTCACCGGCTGTACCGGGACCGGTTCTGGGTCAGCGACCGGCTCGCCGGTGAGCTGGAGGAACAACTCGCCGAGCAGGGGTTGCGGGTGGAGGACTTCACGCCGGCCGGCTTCGACTGCTGCGTCATGGTCGACCCGGGCTCGCAGATCGCCTGCCTGCGGCCGGCCGAATCGGTGGACGGCCAGGCTCATCTGCCGCTGTGCGCCGGCTGCCGGCACGGGTTGGCGTCGATGGGTGGTTTCCCGCGCCACCGTGAGATCGAGGTGGCTCGTACCGCGGTGCCGCGGCTGACCGCCATGTGGCTCAGCCTCGGCGACGACGATGGCCGGCGGGAGTTGTCGCATCACATCCGCCATCCGGTCGCCAAGATTCTCGGCTGGGCGGAGATCCTGACCGACGACGACACCGTGGATCCGGCACACGCCCGCCAGCTGAGCGTGATCTACCAGTGCGCCAGGGACCTGCAGCGGCTGCTCGACAACGTGGCCTCACCGCTGTGA